The following is a genomic window from Variovorax paradoxus.
TGCACCGCGCGCTCCAGGTAGGGCGCGGTGTCGATGCGGCCGTACGCCAAGCGGCCGGGCTCGCGGATGTGCAGGTCCGTCAGCTGCGCCAGGAAGGTGGTGTCTTGTGTCGTTGCCGTGTTCATGCGCTGGTTTCCTGCGACGTCATCAGGCGATCGGGTTGGATGCGAAGGCCGACCGGATCACCTGGGCCGAAAGGCGTGTCGCGGCCGACATCGGCGACCAGCAAGGGCTGGTCCTGCGTGCGCAGCTGCAGTTGCACGCGGTCGCCGAGAAAGGTACGGCGTTCGACAGCGGCGAGCCCCCAGCCCGGCTGGGGCGCGCTTACCTCCACGTCTTCGGGTCGCACCAGAAGCATCGCATGATCGCGCCAGGCGGGTGGGCAAGGCAGCGTGCTTCCGCCGAGTCGGACAACGCCTTGCGCAATGGCGTCCGGCTCGCGCGCCAGCCGGTTCACCCGGCCCAGGAACTCCGCCACGAAGGGGTGTGACGGCGCGCGGTACAGCTCTTCGCCGCGGCCGACCTGCACGATGCGTCCGGCGCTCATCACCGCCAGGCGGTCGGCAATGGCCAGCGCCTCCTGCTGGTCGTGCGTGACGTGGATCGCCGTGATGTGCAGGCGGCGCAGCAGTTCGGCGAGCTCGTCGCGCAGCGACTCCTTGAGCTTGGCGTCGAGCGCAGCCAGCGGCTCGTCGAGCAGCAGCACGCGCGGGCGCACGGCAACCGCGCGCGCCAGGGCCACGCGCTGGCGCTGGCCGCCCGAGAGTTCGGCGGGTCGCTTGTTCTCAAGCCCGCCGAGCCGCGTCAGGTCGACCAGTTCGCCCACGGCGCGCTTTTCTTCTTCGGGCGACACACCGCGAATGCGAAGGCCATAGCCGATGTTGGCGGCCACCGTCATCTGCGGAAAAAGTGCATAGCTCTGGAACACCATGCCCACGCCGCGATGTTCCACCGGGCGCTGCGTGACGTCTTGCCCGCCGAACACGATGCGGCTGCCTTCGTCGGGTGCCTCGAGCCCCGCAATCAGCCGCAGCAGCGTGGTCTTGCCGCAGCCGGAGGGGCCGAGCAGCGCGAGCACTTCGCCCGCTTCCACGTGCAAGTCGGTCGGCAGCAGGCCGCGCGTGCCGTCGGCGTAGGTCTTCGCGCAGTTCGCGATGTCGATGGGAATGCGTTCAAGTTCCATGGCGTTTCTGGATTAGGTTGGCAAGGTACTGCAGGCCCCACAGCACCGGAAGAATGACGGCGAAGAAGACCAGCGTGTAGGCCGATCCGATCTCGATGCGCATGGAGGCATAGCTGTCGGCCAAGCCCACGGGCAGGGTGCGCGTGAGCGGCGTGTGCAGCATCCACGTGAGGTTGAACTCGCCCACCGAGAGCGTGAACACCATCAGGCTGCCGGCCACGATGGCGGGGAACACGGCGGGCACCAGAATGCCCATGAAACGCTGGCGGAAGTTGGCGCCCAACGAGCGCGCAGCTTCTTCGAGCGCGAGGAGGTCGCCGCGCTGGAAGGCCGAGCTCACGGTGCGAACCATGAACGGCAGTGTGAACACCATGTGGCCCACGAGAATGAAGGCGAAGCTCTGGCGGAAGGCGGTGAGTTGGCCGTAGGCGAGGATGAGCGCCAGCGCGGTTGCGAGGCCCGGCACTGCAACGGGCAGTGTCAGCAGTTCTTCGAAGATATGCGCCGCGCGCGAGCGGCTGCGCGCCAGCGCATAGGCGCAGGGCACGCCCAGCAACACGGTGCCGACGACGCAGGCAGACGCCAGTGCGAGCGACCAGCCGACGGTGCCGCCATAGTTTTCCCACACTTCGCCGAGCCAGCGCAGCGTGAGGCCGCTCTTCAGGCCCGTGCTGTAGTTGTTGACCAGACCGGCCATGACGGACAGCAGCATCGGCGCGATCATGAAAATGCTCACCAGCACAGTGGTGGCCAGCAGGAAAGGCGCCTTGGATTGCGTGTTCTTTTTTCGCATGAGCGTTTTCCTTCAGCGCGCGACCGGGTTGGCCCCGAAGCGGCGCGCAACGAACAGCACCAGCCAGGTCACGATGCCCAACGCAATCGAGAGCGATGCGGCGAGCGCAAAGTTGGCGTAGTTGGTGAATTCGTTGTAGATGGTGATGGGAATCACCTCGAACTTGCTGGCGAGCGTGAAGGCGGTGCCGAAGGCGCCCATCGAGGTGGCGAACAGAATGGCGCCGCAGGCCAGCGTGGTGGGGGCAAGCTCGGGCATCCAAACGTCGCGCGCCACGCGCAGCCGAGAGGCGCCGAGCGAGCGCGCGGCTTCTTCGAGCTGCACGTTCATGGCCTCGGCCGCCGCGGCGTAGGTTGCAATGGCGCGTGGAAGCGAGAAGTACAGGTAGGCCAGGAACAGTCCGAGCAGTCCATAGGCGAAGGTGATGCGTTCACCGAAGAGGCTGTCGCCGATGTCGGCCACCAGCCCTTGCCGCCCGCCGAGCAGGATGACGAAGAAGCCGATGATCACGCCTGGAAAAGAGAGCGGGAGCGTGAGCAGCGACAGCAGCATGCGTTTGCCGGTGAAGGCATGGCGCGCAAGATAAATGCCCACGGCCGCGCCCAGCACCAGTGTCGTCAGCGTTACCGCCACCGACAGCGCAACGGTGTTGGCCATGCTCTGCAGATAGCGCGAATCTGTCAGCACCGCGAAGTAGGTGGACCAGCCCTTGGTCGCGGGCAGCGTGAGCAGGCGCACTACTGGCAGCAGCCAGAAGGCAGCGAAGAACACGGCGGCGGGTGCTGCGCAGGCCAGCAGGCGCCAGCGTGGGTTCCAGGCGTTGGCTTGCTTCATCTCAGTCTTTCATTTCGCGCTGTGTTGCGGGTGCTGTTGTTCTGGGCGCTGTTGTTCAGGGCGCGTGCAAAGGCCACCGGGTACTCCCCTCCGCGAATGTCCCCCGTCAACCACCGCTCTGCACAACGCTCCCGTCGATGGGGTGCCTTGCGCAGCGAAATAAAGGAGGAGGCCGCAGGCCGGGGGACATTGAAATAAAGGAGGAGGCCGCAGGCCGGGGGACATTCGCGGAGCAAGGTACCCCGTCGGCGGGTGCGCGCCCTGAACAAAACACTTCAGCGCACTTCCTTCAGATACCGATCAGAGAACGCCCGCTGCGCCTCAGCCATGCGCGCGTAGTCCACGCTCTTCGCGCGGGCGTACTCGGTAGCCGGCAGGAACTGCGCCTCGATGTCCTTCGGCATTGCGCTGGCGCGCACCGGCCGCAGGTAAGCTTTGGCCCAGATGGCCTGGCCTTCGTCGGACAGCACGAAGTCGAGCACCTTCTTGCCATCGGCGGCGTGCGGTGCCTTGGCAACCAGGCTCATCACGTAGGGGACGGCCAGCGTGCCTTCGCTCGGAATGACGAATGCGACGTTGGCTTTGTCCTTGTACTTGGCGCGGTAGGCGTTGAAGTCGTAGTCGAGCAGGATCGCGATTTCACCCGACAGCACGCGCGCATAGGAAGTTTGCTTCGGCACGATGGGCTCGTTCTTCTGCAGCGCCTTGAAGTAGTCGATGGCCGGGCCGAAGTTGTCGAGCGTGCCGCCGCGTGCTTCGTTCACCGCCACGGCACCCACGTAACCGACGAAGGCCGAAGCGGGGTCGAGGTAGCCGATAAGGCCCTTGTATTCGGGCTTGAGCAGGTCGGCCCACGATCTTGGAATTGGCTTGCCCTTGAGCGCATCGACGTTGACCATGAAACCGAGCGTGCCGGAGTGGATGGTGAACCAGTTGCCGGCCGGGTCCTTCAGGCCGTCGGGAATGTCTTTCCACGCTGCCGGCTTGTAGGGCTCCACCACGCCGTCCTTCTGGGCCTGCACCGCGAAGGTCACGCCCAGGTAGGTGACGTCGGCCACGGGGCTTGCCTTCTCGGCGACGAGTTGCGCGAGCGACTGGCCCGAGTTCTTGTTGTCGGCCGGCACGGTGACACCGGTCTTGGCCTTGATGGCTTTGAGCTGCGTGCCCCAGTCGGCCCATTCGGTCGGGCAGTTGTAGCAAATGGCGGTCTGGGCCACGGCGCCGCCTGCGGCAACGAGCGTGGCGGCGAGCAAGCCCAGGCGGGCCATGCGGGAGATGCGGAGAGACATGAAAGAACTCCTTGATGTGGATGTGAGGGTTGAGGCGGGTGAGAGGGGTGATCAGTCGTCGGCGATACCGCTTGCGGATGCGCACGATTCGCCGTCGCGGAAGAAGCAAGGCAGCAGCAGGCTCGCGCCGGCCTGCAGCGTGGCGCCGCCGGCCATGGCCTGGATCAGCAACTCGACGCTGCGGCGGCCGATGTCGCTGTTGGGTTGCGCAACGGTGGTGAGCGCCGGCGTGAGGTCTTCGCCGAGCGCAATGCCGTCGAAGCCCACCACGCTGAGGTCGTCGGGCACGGACAGCCCGCTCAGGTGCGCGGCGCGGATACTGCGGATGGCGAGCAGGTCGTTCGAGCAGACCAGTGCGGTGGGACGACCGTCGGCCTGCAACACGTTGACGACCGCGCCGACCGCGCTTTCGACAAAAGGTACCTCGATGAGCGGGGGCGCATCGAGCCCGGCATCGGCCATGCCTTTCTGGTAACCCCGGTAGCGCTGCTGTGCACGGTCGGAGGCGGTGAGCGTGCCGCTGACCATGGCGATGCGCCGATGTCCGAGCAGCACCAGGCGCGCGACGGCGTCGGCGACTGCAGCTTCGCCGTCGACAGTGACGCAAGGGTGATCGGGGTGCCGGTTGTAGGCGAGCACATAGGGTGTGCCGCCGTTGCGAAGCCGTGCAAGAGCGGCCGAAGTGGACGGGTTGGACACCACGAGGATCAGCCCGTCGACGTTTCCCGCCAGCAGCAGATGGACCGCGCGTTCTTCTTCGTCCAGCTGGTAGCCCGTGGTAACCGGAATGATGGCGTATCCGCCCGCAATGGCGGCACGCGCGATGCCTTGCAGGCACTCGGCGAAGGTGGGGTTCAGGAGCGTGGGAAGCACCACGCCCAGCGCGCGGCTGCGCTGGGTGCGCAACGTGCGCGCGCTGGCGTTGGGCACGTACTGGAGCTCGCGCGCCACGCGTTCCACCAACTCACGCGTGGCCGGCGTGACCTTGTTCGGGAAATTGAATGCCCGAGATACGGTGGCCACGGAAACCCCGGCCTTGGCTGCAACGGATTGAATGCTCATCGTGCGGTGCTATGTAAACGATTACATTGCACCGCGGCAGTATGACCCTGCTATGACAAGCCAAGAAAGCCGGGAAAAACCCTCGCGTTGGGCCTTGAAGAGAAAGGGGCCCGAAGGCCCCTTGAGAAACTGGCTTACTTCCCGCGTCGAACCCGCCGGATCTCGTCGACGATCAGGCAGATCGCACCCAGCGTGATGGCACTGTCCGCCGCATTGAAGGCCGGAAAGTACCAGTTGCCAGCGTGAAAGCTCAGGAAGTCGACCACGTACCCGTGCATCATCCGGTCGATCACGTTGCCGATGGCGCCGCCCAGGATGCACGCCATCGCGAACGAAAACAGCTTCTGCCCCGCGTGCGATTTCAGCATCCACACGATGAACACCGCGGCCGCCAGGCCGATGGCCGTGAAGAACCAGCGCTGCCATCCCGAATGGTCGGCCAGGAAATTGAACGCGGCGCCCGTGTTGTGCGCGCGAACCACGTTGAAGAAGCTCGTCACGTACGTTGCGTCACCGAGCTTGTAGTAGCCCAGGATCAGCGTCTTGGTGAACTGGTCGATGATCACGATGATCGCCGCCAGCCCGAGCCACGGCCAGATGCCCAGGCTGCCACCGCGCGAACGCGACCCCGAGGCGGAACGTGCGGCCGCCATCAGGCAAAGCTCCGTGCTTCACCGGCGCCGAACAGGTTGCTTGTGCAACGGCCGCAGATCGTCGGATGCGCCGGGTCGTGGCCCACGTCGTCGCGGTAGTGCCAGCAACGGTCGCACTTCTGCGCGGCGCTTGGCGTTACCAGGGTAGACAGCGCCTCGCCCGCAGCCAGTTCGATGGCGGAAGTGATGAAGACGAACTTGAGGTCATCGCCCAGCGAGCCCAGCAGCGCGAAGTCTTCAGCCGGTGCGCTGAGCTGCAGGTTGGCCTGCAGCGACGAGCCCACCTTGCCTTCGGCGCGTACGGCTTCGATGTCCTTGTTGACCACGTCGCGGATCTCGCGAATGCGGCTCCACTTGGCGAGCAGTGCCTCGTCGGGTGCGGCAAACTTGCTGAACGTCTGCGCGAAGATCGATTCGCCCGGCTTGCCCGTGCTCACGAACTTCCAGGCTTCTTCGGCCGTGAAGCTCAGGAACGGCGCCATCCAGCGCAGCATGGCTTGCGAGATGTGCCAGAGAGCGGTTTGCGCACTGCGGCGCGCCAGCGAGCCGGGCGCGGTCGTGTAGAGCCGGTCTTTCAGGATGTCGAGATAGAAACCGCCCAGGTCTTCCGAGCAGTAGATCTGCAGCTTGGCCACCACCGGATGGAACTCGTACACCTTGTAGTGGGCGAGGATCTCGGCCTGGAACTGCGAAGCGCGCGCAAGCGCGTAACGGTCGATCTCGAACAGCTGGTCGAGCGGCACCGCGTCCTTCGCAATGTCGAAGTCGCTGGTGTTCGCCAGCAAGAAGCGCAGCGTGTTGCGGATGCGGCGGTACGAGTCGACCACGCGCGCGAGGATCTTGTCGTCGCCCGCGATGTCGCCCGAGTAGTCGCTCGCGGCCACCCAGAGGCGGATGATCTCGGCGCCCAGCTTGCTGCTGATTTCCTGCGGGTCGATGCCGTTCTTGAGCGACTTGCTCATCTTGATGCCCTTGGCATCCACCGTGAAACCGTGCGTGAGCAGGCCGCGGTACGGCGCGCGGTCTTCCAGCGCACAGGCGATCAAGAGCGACGAGTGGAACCAGCCGCGGTGCTGGTCGTGGCCCTCGAGGTACAGGTCGGCTTCAGGGCCGGCCGCATGGTGCACGTTGGGGTGCGTGCCGCGCAGCACGTGATAGAAGGTCGAGCCCGAGTCGAACCACACCTCGAGAATGTCGGTGCTCTTGGTGTAGTGGGGTGCGTCTTCGGCGCCGAGGATTTCTTCCACCGTGACGCGGCTCCAGGCCTCGATGCCGCCCGTCTCGACGATGTCGGCGGCCTGGTCGAGGATTTCCATCGTGCGCGGATGCAGCTCGCCCGAATCCTTGTGCAGGAAGAACGGAATCGGCACGCCCCAGCTGCGCTGGCGGCTGATGCACCAGTCGGGCCGGTTGGCGATCATGTCGTGCAGGCGCGCCTTGCCGTTCTCCGGATAGAAGCTCGTCTTCTCGATGGCTTCGAGCGCAGTCTGGCGCAGCGTCTTGGGCGCCTTGTCCTTGGTGAACACGCCTTCGCCTTCGTCCATGCGCACGAACCACTGCGCCGCGGCGCGGTAGATCACCGGCGTCTTGTGGCGCCAGCAGTGCGGGTAGCTGTGCGTGATGGTCTCGGTGGTGAGCAGGCGGTTGGCGTCGCGCAGGGCCGAGATGATCACCGGCACGGCCTTCCAGATGTTCTGGCCGCCGAAGAGCGGGAAGTCGGGCGCGTAGCTGCCGTTGCCCTGCACCGGGTTCAGGATGTCGTCGTACGCCACGCCGTGCGCGATGCAGGAGTTGAAGTCGTCCACGCCGTAGGCGGGCGAGGAATGGACCAGACCGGTGCCGTCGGTGGCGGTGGCGTAGTCGGCCAGGTACACCGGCGAAAGGCGCTTGTAGCCGGCATCGACGTCGTACAGCGGGTGCTCGAATTCGAGCCCGCCGAGCTTCTCGCCCTTGACCGTGGCCAGCACCTTGCCGTCGAGCGCGTAGCGCGTCATGCACATCTCGACCAGAGAGTTGGCGAGGATCAGCAGGCCGCGCTCGGTGTCGACCAGCGAATACTCGATCTCGGGGTTCAGGTTGATCGCTTGGTTGGCCGGGATGGTCCACGCGGTGGTGGTCCAGATCACGGCAAAGATGTCGCCGAGGATCGTGTGGTCGGTCTCGAAGGCCTTCAGCACCTTCTCGCGGTCGTGCGCCTTGAAGGCCACGTCGATGGTCTGGCTCTTCTTGTCGGCGTATTCGATTTCGAACTCGGCCAGCGACGAGCCGCAGTCGAAGCACCAGTACACCGGCTTCAAGCCGCGATACACAAAGCCGCGCTCGATCACGCGCTTGAATGCGC
Proteins encoded in this region:
- the lspA gene encoding signal peptidase II — encoded protein: MAAARSASGSRSRGGSLGIWPWLGLAAIIVIIDQFTKTLILGYYKLGDATYVTSFFNVVRAHNTGAAFNFLADHSGWQRWFFTAIGLAAAVFIVWMLKSHAGQKLFSFAMACILGGAIGNVIDRMMHGYVVDFLSFHAGNWYFPAFNAADSAITLGAICLIVDEIRRVRRGK
- a CDS encoding LacI family DNA-binding transcriptional regulator, producing the protein MSIQSVAAKAGVSVATVSRAFNFPNKVTPATRELVERVARELQYVPNASARTLRTQRSRALGVVLPTLLNPTFAECLQGIARAAIAGGYAIIPVTTGYQLDEEERAVHLLLAGNVDGLILVVSNPSTSAALARLRNGGTPYVLAYNRHPDHPCVTVDGEAAVADAVARLVLLGHRRIAMVSGTLTASDRAQQRYRGYQKGMADAGLDAPPLIEVPFVESAVGAVVNVLQADGRPTALVCSNDLLAIRSIRAAHLSGLSVPDDLSVVGFDGIALGEDLTPALTTVAQPNSDIGRRSVELLIQAMAGGATLQAGASLLLPCFFRDGESCASASGIADD
- the ileS gene encoding isoleucine--tRNA ligase, with the translated sequence MSDAASTTDYRSTLNLPDTPFPMRGDLPKREPGWVKEWNDEGRYHRLRDARHGAPKFILHDGPPYANGQIHMGHAVNKILKDMITKARQLEGYDALYVPGWDCHGLPIENAIEKQFGRNLSRDEMQAKSRAYATEQIAQQMADFQRLGVLGEWDHPYKTMDFANEAGELRAFKRVIERGFVYRGLKPVYWCFDCGSSLAEFEIEYADKKSQTIDVAFKAHDREKVLKAFETDHTILGDIFAVIWTTTAWTIPANQAINLNPEIEYSLVDTERGLLILANSLVEMCMTRYALDGKVLATVKGEKLGGLEFEHPLYDVDAGYKRLSPVYLADYATATDGTGLVHSSPAYGVDDFNSCIAHGVAYDDILNPVQGNGSYAPDFPLFGGQNIWKAVPVIISALRDANRLLTTETITHSYPHCWRHKTPVIYRAAAQWFVRMDEGEGVFTKDKAPKTLRQTALEAIEKTSFYPENGKARLHDMIANRPDWCISRQRSWGVPIPFFLHKDSGELHPRTMEILDQAADIVETGGIEAWSRVTVEEILGAEDAPHYTKSTDILEVWFDSGSTFYHVLRGTHPNVHHAAGPEADLYLEGHDQHRGWFHSSLLIACALEDRAPYRGLLTHGFTVDAKGIKMSKSLKNGIDPQEISSKLGAEIIRLWVAASDYSGDIAGDDKILARVVDSYRRIRNTLRFLLANTSDFDIAKDAVPLDQLFEIDRYALARASQFQAEILAHYKVYEFHPVVAKLQIYCSEDLGGFYLDILKDRLYTTAPGSLARRSAQTALWHISQAMLRWMAPFLSFTAEEAWKFVSTGKPGESIFAQTFSKFAAPDEALLAKWSRIREIRDVVNKDIEAVRAEGKVGSSLQANLQLSAPAEDFALLGSLGDDLKFVFITSAIELAAGEALSTLVTPSAAQKCDRCWHYRDDVGHDPAHPTICGRCTSNLFGAGEARSFA
- a CDS encoding ABC transporter permease, yielding MKQANAWNPRWRLLACAAPAAVFFAAFWLLPVVRLLTLPATKGWSTYFAVLTDSRYLQSMANTVALSVAVTLTTLVLGAAVGIYLARHAFTGKRMLLSLLTLPLSFPGVIIGFFVILLGGRQGLVADIGDSLFGERITFAYGLLGLFLAYLYFSLPRAIATYAAAAEAMNVQLEEAARSLGASRLRVARDVWMPELAPTTLACGAILFATSMGAFGTAFTLASKFEVIPITIYNEFTNYANFALAASLSIALGIVTWLVLFVARRFGANPVAR
- a CDS encoding ABC transporter ATP-binding protein, with product MELERIPIDIANCAKTYADGTRGLLPTDLHVEAGEVLALLGPSGCGKTTLLRLIAGLEAPDEGSRIVFGGQDVTQRPVEHRGVGMVFQSYALFPQMTVAANIGYGLRIRGVSPEEEKRAVGELVDLTRLGGLENKRPAELSGGQRQRVALARAVAVRPRVLLLDEPLAALDAKLKESLRDELAELLRRLHITAIHVTHDQQEALAIADRLAVMSAGRIVQVGRGEELYRAPSHPFVAEFLGRVNRLAREPDAIAQGVVRLGGSTLPCPPAWRDHAMLLVRPEDVEVSAPQPGWGLAAVERRTFLGDRVQLQLRTQDQPLLVADVGRDTPFGPGDPVGLRIQPDRLMTSQETSA
- a CDS encoding ABC transporter permease, whose protein sequence is MRKKNTQSKAPFLLATTVLVSIFMIAPMLLSVMAGLVNNYSTGLKSGLTLRWLGEVWENYGGTVGWSLALASACVVGTVLLGVPCAYALARSRSRAAHIFEELLTLPVAVPGLATALALILAYGQLTAFRQSFAFILVGHMVFTLPFMVRTVSSAFQRGDLLALEEAARSLGANFRQRFMGILVPAVFPAIVAGSLMVFTLSVGEFNLTWMLHTPLTRTLPVGLADSYASMRIEIGSAYTLVFFAVILPVLWGLQYLANLIQKRHGT
- a CDS encoding ABC transporter substrate-binding protein — encoded protein: MSLRISRMARLGLLAATLVAAGGAVAQTAICYNCPTEWADWGTQLKAIKAKTGVTVPADNKNSGQSLAQLVAEKASPVADVTYLGVTFAVQAQKDGVVEPYKPAAWKDIPDGLKDPAGNWFTIHSGTLGFMVNVDALKGKPIPRSWADLLKPEYKGLIGYLDPASAFVGYVGAVAVNEARGGTLDNFGPAIDYFKALQKNEPIVPKQTSYARVLSGEIAILLDYDFNAYRAKYKDKANVAFVIPSEGTLAVPYVMSLVAKAPHAADGKKVLDFVLSDEGQAIWAKAYLRPVRASAMPKDIEAQFLPATEYARAKSVDYARMAEAQRAFSDRYLKEVR